In Pseudomonas sp. LRP2-20, the genomic window CCTTGTGCAGTTCGCTGTTTGTGTTCATGGCGATGGATGAGACGCAGCGGCCTTCGTTGTATTGGGGGTTTGGCTTTATCGCGCTGTGTTATGCGGCTTACTTTGTGGTGCAGCGCAAGCGCCAGGGGGTGGGGTTGGAAGTGCCGGTGGCATGAGAAGGGCTTGGTGTTGCATGGCGGGGTATTGAGTGAGGGCCGCAAGGTGTTCGCCGTTGTTCTTGCAGCGCCTGGGAGATCGAGCGCCGCCCGCGCGGCGCATCGCGAGCTTTGCTCGCTCCTACGTTTGTTTCGGGCCAGTAAAGCCTGTGACAGGCGCGCGCGACCGCCTGGTTTGTACGACGGGATGTCGCGCCATGCGCCAAGGCGTTCGCGCGCATATCCCCCAGGACTGATTGGCCCGAAACAAACGTAGGAGCGAGCAAAGCTCGCGATGCGCCGCGCGGGCGGCGCTCGATCTCACAGGCGCTGAAAACCTGTCGCCATACACCTGTCAGCCCAAAAGCAATTCACCTCAGCCCCCTGATTTCCCACCACTTGTTCGAAGTTGTAACACCGCTTCCTCCCCCAATTGCCTCCTTACTGAACACTCGTTTAGCATGAGCCTCACCTCTCACAGCAATCACAATAATCCGAGGCCCCACATGACCGCTCCGTCGTCCCTAATCACCCAGGTTGAAGCCGGCGTTGCCTGGATCACCCTGAACCGCCCCGAGCAGCGCAACGCGCTGGACATCCCCACCCTGAAAACCCTGCACGCCACCCTCGAGGCCTACAACACCGACCCCGCCGTGCGCGTGGTCGTCCTGACCGGCACTGGCCGCAGCTTCTGCGCCGGCGCCGACCTCGCCGAATGGGCCGAAGCCGAAGCCCGTGGTGCACTGGAAACCTACGGCTGGACCGAAACCGCACACGCCCTGATGCACTGCCTGCACAACCTGGACAAGCCCACCGTCGCCGCCATCAACGGCACCGCCGTCGGCGCCGGCATGGACCTGTCGCTGTGCTGTGACCTGCGCCTGGCCGCCCAGTCGGCCCGGTTCAAGGCCGGCTATACCAGCATGGCCTACTCGCCGGATGCCGGCGCCAGCTGGCACCTGCCACGGCTGATCGGCAGCGAGCAGGCCAAGCGCCTGCTGTTCCTTGACGAACTGTGGGGCGCCGAACGCGCACTGGCGGCTGGCCTGGTCGGTGACGTGGTTGCCGACGACCAGCTGCCGGCCGCCACCGCCGAACTGGCGGCGCGCCTGGCCCAAGGGCCGACGTTCGCCTATGCCCAGACCAAGCGCCTGATGCGCGAAGGCGCTTCGCGCAGCCTGGCCGAGCAGCTCACTGCAGAACTGGCCGCCGGCCTGCTCTGCGGGCGCAGCGAGGACGGCGCCGAGGCCCTGCGCGCGGCCACGGAAAAACGCGCGCCCCGCTTCAGCGGCAAGTAAGCACTCACTCATTCCCCGGTTACCCAGGAACAGGCCATGAATTTCCAACTGACCCAAGAACAAGAAATGTTGGTGGATGCCGTACGCAGTTTTGTCGCCAAGGAGCTGTTGCCCCATGAAGAAGCCGTGGACCGTGCCGATGAGGTGTCCCCGGAGCTTGCCGCACAGATCCGTGGCAAGGCCATCGCCGCTGGCTTCTATGCCTTCAACATGCCCGAGGAAGTCGGTGGCGGTGGTCTCGACTACTTGTCCCAGGCCTTGATCGAGCGCGAACTGTCGAAGGTTTCCTGGGCGCTGCATGTGTTCGTCGCCCGGCCTTCGAAGATCCTCATGGCCTGCACCGGCCAGCAGGTCGAGGACTACCTGCTGCCGTGCATCCGTGGCGAGAAGACCGACTGCTTCGCCCTGACCGAACCGGGCGCCGGCTCCGACGCGAACTCGATCAAGACCCGCGCCGTGCGTGAAGGCGATGATTTCGTGATCAATGGCAGCAAGCACTTCATCAGCCATGCCGGGCACGCTGATTTCGCCATCGTCTTTGCCGTCACCGACACCTATGAGCATAACGGCCGCAAGCGTAACGCCGTCACCGCCTTCCTGGTCGACCGGGGCACCCCGGGCATGACCATCCGCCGTGGCCCCAAATGCGTGAGCAACCGGGGCTACCACACCTACGAGCTGTTCTTCGACGACTGCAAGGTACCGGCCGCCAAGGTGCTCGGTGAAGTCGGCAAGGGCTGGGACGTGGCCAACGCCTGGCTGACCGCAGGCCGGGTCATGGTCGCCGCCAACTGCGTCGGCCAGGCCCAGCGCGCGTTGGACGTGTCGCTGCAATGGGCCGCCGACCGCAAGCAGTTCGGCCAGCCGATCGGCACCTACCAGGGCGTGTCGTTCAAGCTCGCCGACATGGCCACGCAGATCCGCGCCGCCGAACTGCTGACCCTGCACACCGCCTGGAAGATGGACCAGGGCAGCATGACCGACGGCGAGGCGGGCATGGCCAAGCTGTTCGCCAGCGAAGTGCTCGGCAAGGTCGCCGACGAGGCGGTGCAGATCTACGGCGGCATGGGCCTGATGGACGAGGGGCCGGTCGAGCGGATCTGGCGCAACGCACGCATTGAGCGGATCTGGGAAGGCACCTCGGAAATCCAGCGGCACATCATCTCGCGCGAACTGCTGCGCCCACTGCTGCGCTGACCGGAGCCTCACCATGTCGCAAGCCATTCGTGACAACCTCAAACGCCTGCTGGCCCCCCGGCACCTGGCATTCGTCGGCGGGCGCAGCATGGCCCGCGCGCTCAAGCGCTGCGCCGACGGCGGCTACCCAGGCCAGATGTGGCTGGTCAACCCGCAACACGACAGCATCGACGCTGTGCCCTGCGTACGCAGCGTGGCCGAGCTGCCCTGCGCGCCGGATGCGGTGTTCATCGCCACCAACCGCGAACTGACCCTGGCCTGTGTCGCCGAGCTCGCCGCCAAGGGTGCGGGCGGGGCGATCTGTTATGCCTCGGGCTTTGCCGAAAGCGGCGCCGAGGGCCAGGCACTGCAGCAGCAACTGCTCGAAGCCGCCGGCCACATGGCGCTGCTCGGGCCCAACTGCTACGGCCTGCTCGACTACCTGCACAGTGCCGCCCTGTGGCCGGTGGCCCACGGTGGCAAGGCGGTGGAGCAGGGCGTGGCGGTACTGACCCAGAGCGGCAACTTCGCCTACAACCTGTCGATGAGCGACCGTTCGCTGCCGGTGGCCTACATGGCCTCGGTCGGCAACCAGGCGCAACTGGGCATCGCCGAGCTGATGGACGTGCTGCTCGATGAGCCACGGGTCACTGCCATCGGCCTGCACCTGGAAGGCCTGAAGAATGTGCCGGGCTTTGCCCGCGCCGCGCACAAGGCGCTGGAGAAGGGCATCCCGATCGTCGCGCTGAAGACCGGCGTGTCGCAGATCGGCGCCGAGCTGGCGCTGAGCCACACCAGTTCGCTGTCTGGCTCCGATGCCCTGTACGACAGCCTGTTCGAGCGCCTGGGGGTGATCCGTGTCAGCGGCCCGGTGAGTTTCGTCGAAACCCTCAAGGCGGCGGCCTGCGGCAACCTGCCCAAGGGCCCCAGCCTGATCGCGCTGGCCTGCTCGGGCGGTGATGCCGGGCTGATCGCCGACTACAGCGAAAGCAACCAGCTGAGCCTGCCGGCACTTGGCGCCAGCCAGGTCGAAGCACTGGCCCAGGTGCTGCCGGCTTATGCCAACCTGGTCAACCCGCTGGACTTCACCACGGCGATCTGGGGCGACGGCCCGGCCAAGGCGCGCATGCTCGACAGCGCCCTGCGCAGCGACGCCGATGCGGCGATGCTGGTGCTCGATTACCCCGCCGAACTCACCGGCGAGCGCAAGGAATGCGACCTGCTGCTGGAGCTGTACTGCGCGGCGCTCAAGCGCCATGGCAAGGCCGGCTTCGTCACCTCGGCCTTCCCCGAGCTGTTGCCGGCCAGTGCCCGTGAATGCCTGCACGCGGCCGGTGTGCCGGCGCTGCAAGGGGTGGAGGATGGCCTGGCGGCCTGGGGCCGGGTGGCCCGTTACGCACAACAGCGCCCGGCGTTGCTGGCAATGGGTGAGTCGGCGCTGGTACCGCTGTGCCCGCAGCCGCTTGCCGGGGACAATCGCCTGCTCAACGAGTGGGAGTCCAAGCAAGCCCTGCGCGGCTTCGGCCTGCCCATTCCGAATGGCGTGCTGAGCAGCCCAGAGAACGCCTTGGCCGATGCCGCCAAGGTGGGCTTCCCGCTGGTGCTCAAGGCCGTCAGCGCGCAGTTGCCGCACAAGACCGAAGCCGGCGCGGTGGCACTGAACCTGGCCGACGAAGCGGCGCTCAGCCATGCGCTTGGGCAGATGCGCGCACGCATTGCCGCTTACGCGCCGGGTGTCGCCTTCGACCAGGTGCT contains:
- a CDS encoding enoyl-CoA hydratase/isomerase family protein; the protein is MTAPSSLITQVEAGVAWITLNRPEQRNALDIPTLKTLHATLEAYNTDPAVRVVVLTGTGRSFCAGADLAEWAEAEARGALETYGWTETAHALMHCLHNLDKPTVAAINGTAVGAGMDLSLCCDLRLAAQSARFKAGYTSMAYSPDAGASWHLPRLIGSEQAKRLLFLDELWGAERALAAGLVGDVVADDQLPAATAELAARLAQGPTFAYAQTKRLMREGASRSLAEQLTAELAAGLLCGRSEDGAEALRAATEKRAPRFSGK
- a CDS encoding acyl-CoA dehydrogenase family protein — encoded protein: MNFQLTQEQEMLVDAVRSFVAKELLPHEEAVDRADEVSPELAAQIRGKAIAAGFYAFNMPEEVGGGGLDYLSQALIERELSKVSWALHVFVARPSKILMACTGQQVEDYLLPCIRGEKTDCFALTEPGAGSDANSIKTRAVREGDDFVINGSKHFISHAGHADFAIVFAVTDTYEHNGRKRNAVTAFLVDRGTPGMTIRRGPKCVSNRGYHTYELFFDDCKVPAAKVLGEVGKGWDVANAWLTAGRVMVAANCVGQAQRALDVSLQWAADRKQFGQPIGTYQGVSFKLADMATQIRAAELLTLHTAWKMDQGSMTDGEAGMAKLFASEVLGKVADEAVQIYGGMGLMDEGPVERIWRNARIERIWEGTSEIQRHIISRELLRPLLR
- a CDS encoding acetate--CoA ligase family protein gives rise to the protein MSQAIRDNLKRLLAPRHLAFVGGRSMARALKRCADGGYPGQMWLVNPQHDSIDAVPCVRSVAELPCAPDAVFIATNRELTLACVAELAAKGAGGAICYASGFAESGAEGQALQQQLLEAAGHMALLGPNCYGLLDYLHSAALWPVAHGGKAVEQGVAVLTQSGNFAYNLSMSDRSLPVAYMASVGNQAQLGIAELMDVLLDEPRVTAIGLHLEGLKNVPGFARAAHKALEKGIPIVALKTGVSQIGAELALSHTSSLSGSDALYDSLFERLGVIRVSGPVSFVETLKAAACGNLPKGPSLIALACSGGDAGLIADYSESNQLSLPALGASQVEALAQVLPAYANLVNPLDFTTAIWGDGPAKARMLDSALRSDADAAMLVLDYPAELTGERKECDLLLELYCAALKRHGKAGFVTSAFPELLPASARECLHAAGVPALQGVEDGLAAWGRVARYAQQRPALLAMGESALVPLCPQPLAGDNRLLNEWESKQALRGFGLPIPNGVLSSPENALADAAKVGFPLVLKAVSAQLPHKTEAGAVALNLADEAALSHALGQMRARIAAYAPGVAFDQVLLEPMAAAPLAELIVGIKRQADFGLALVIGAGGVLVELLKDSQSLLLPTTDGAIRKAVLGLRSAALLQGFRGKPAADLEALVAAIRAVADYACENASQLLELDVNPLMVGASGTTAVDALIRLGLV